One genomic segment of Ricinus communis isolate WT05 ecotype wild-type chromosome 5, ASM1957865v1, whole genome shotgun sequence includes these proteins:
- the LOC8268144 gene encoding serine/threonine-protein kinase BRI1-like 2 translates to MESNPVQLFHYFATCLTLAILFFLVLPSVSAAEQDVGTSIKTDAAALLMFKKMIQKDPNGVLSGWKLNSSPCIWYGVSCSLGRVTQLDLTEANLVGIISFDPLDSLVMLSSLKLSSNSFTVNSTSLLQLPYALQHLELSSAVLLGVVPENFFSKYPNLVYVNLSHNNLTGSLPDDLLSYSDKLQVLDLSYNNFTGSISGFKIDQSSCNSLWQLDLSGNHLEYFIPPSLSNCTNLKSLNLSSNMLTGEIPRSFGELSSLQRLDLSHNHLTGWIPSELGNACSSLLEVKLSFNNISGSIPISFSTCSWLQVLDLSNNNITGPFPDSILQNLSSLERLLLSYNLISGSFPVSISYCKNLRVVDLSSNKFSGIIPPEICPGAASLEELRMPDNLIVGEIPAQLSQCSKLKSLDFSINYLNGSIPAELGKLGNLEQLIAWYNGLEGKIPAELGKCRNLKDLILNNNHLTGEIPVELFDCSNLEWISLTSNQISGKIPSEFGLLSRLAVLQLGNNSLSGEIPRELGNCSSLVWLDLGSNRLTGEIPPRLGRQLGAKALGGIPSGNTLVFVRNVGNSCQGVGGLLEFAGIRSERLLQFPTLKTCDFTRLYTGPVLSLFTQYQTLEYLDLSNNQLRGKIPDEMGEMMALQVLVLSYNQLSGEIPPSLGQLKNLGVFDASHNRLQGEIPDSFSNLSFLVQIDLSYNELTGEIPQRGQLSTLPATQYAHNPGLCGVPLSDCHGKNGQGTTSPIAYGGEGGRKSAASSWANSIVLGILISVASLCILIVWAIAMRVRHKEAEDVKMLSSLQASHAATTWKIDKEKEPLSINVATFQRQLRKLKFSQLIEATNGFSAESLIGCGGFGEVFKATLKDGSSVAIKKLIRLSCQGDREFMAEMETLGKIKHRNLVPLLGYCKIGEERLLVYEFMEFGSLDEMLHGRVRTIDRRILTWDERKKIARGAAKGLCFLHHNCIPHIIHRDMKSSNVLLDHEMEARVSDFGMARLISALDTHLSVSTLAGTPGYVPPEYYQSFRCTAKGDVYSFGVVLLELLTGKRPTDKDDFGDTNLVGWVKMKVREGKQMEVIDQELLSVTKKTDEAEVEEVKEMVRYLEITLQCVDDFPSKRPNMLQVVAMLRELMPGSANGSSNSG, encoded by the coding sequence ATGGAGAGCAACCCAGTTCagctttttcattattttgcaACCTGTCTTACGCTtgcaattcttttctttttggttttgcCGTCAGTTTCTGCGGCTGAGCAAGATGTTGGTACTTCAATTAAGACTGATGCTGCCGCTTTACTTAtgtttaagaaaatgattcaGAAAGATCCGAATGGAGTTTTGTCTGGATGGAAGCTTAATAGTAGTCCATGTATCTGGTATGGAGTTTCTTGTTCTCTTGGAAGAGTAACTCAGCTTGATCTTACTGAGGCTAATCTTGTTGGGATCATATCTTTTGATCCTTTAGATTCTCTTGTTATGTTATCTTCTTTAAAGTTATCTTCAAATTCATTTACTGTAAATTCTACTTCTTTGCTTCAGCTCCCATATGCACTTCAACATCTTGAATTATCTTCTGCTGTACTTTTAGGTGTGGTTCCTGAGAATTTCTTCTCCAAGTATCCAAATCTTGTTTATGTCAATCTCTctcataataatttaacagGTTCTTTACCTGATGATCTTTTATCCTACTCTGATAAATTGCAGGTCCTAGACCTTTCTTATAACAATTTCACAGGCTCAATTTCTGGTTTCAAAATTGATCAAAGCTCTTGCAACTCCTTATGGCAACTTGATCTATCAGGAAACCATTTAGAATATTTCATTCCTCCTTCACTTTCAAACTGCACAAATCTCAAATCTCTGAATTTGTCATCCAATATGCTTACAGGAGAGATCCCAAGATCTTTCGGTGAACTCAGTAGTTTACAGAGATTAGATCTGTCGCATAATCATCTAACGGGTTGGATCCCCTCTGAGTTGGGAAATGCCTGTAGTTCACTTCTGGAGGTTAAGCTTTCTTTTAACAACATTTCAGGCTCTATTCCTATCTCTTTCTCTACTTGTTCTTGGCTGCAAGTTCTTGATTTATCCAACAATAACATAACAGGTCCTTTTCCTGATTCTATCCTTCAGAATCTTAGTTCATTAGAGAGATTGCTCTTAAGTTACAATCTCATCTCAGGATCATTCCCAGTTTCCATTTCCTACTGCAAAAATTTAAGAGTTGTGGATCTTAGTTCCAATAAATTTTCTGGCATAATCCCACCAGAGATATGTCCTGGTGCAGCTTCTCTTGAGGAGCTGAGAATGCCAGATAATCTCATAGTCGGAGAAATCCCTGCTCAGTTATCACAATGTTCCAAGCTAAAGTCGCTTGATTTTAGCATAAACTACCTCAATGGTTCAATCCCAGCTGAGCTAGGGAAGCTTGGGAATCTTGAGCAACTTATAGCATGGTACAATGGCTTGGAAGGGAAAATACCAGCAGAATTGGGAAAATGCAGGAACCTGAAGGATTTGATACTCAACAATAATCACCTTACTGGTGAAATTCCTGTTGAATTATTCGACTGCAGTAATCTTGAATGGATATCTCTAACAAGCAATCAGATTTCAGGCAAAATCCCAAGCGAATTCGGCCTTTTGTCAAGGTTAGCTGTTCTACAGCTTGGAAATAACAGCTTAAGTGGAGAGATACCAAGAGAGCTAGGAAATTGCAGCAGCTTGGTTTGGTTAGACTTGGGAAGCAATAGGCTGACTGGTGAAATCCCGCCTCGACTTGGTCGACAGCTTGGAGCAAAAGCACTGGGTGGAATTCCATCTGGAAATACTTTGGTGTTTGTAAGAAATGTCGGTAATTCATGCCAAGGAGTTGGAGGTTTGTTGGAATTTGCTGGTATCAGATCAGAAAGACTTTTGCAGTTTCCAACACTTAAAACTTGTGATTTCACAAGATTGTATACAGGACCAGTACTGAGTCTGTTTACACAATACCAGACTTTGGAGTATCTAGATCTTTCCAATAACCAGCTTCGAGGGAAGATTCCAGATGAAATGGGGGAAATGATGGCTTTACAAGTTCTTGTATTATCATATAATCAGCTATCTGGAGAGATTCCTCCATCACTTGGTCAGCTCAAGAATTTGGGTGTTTTTGATGCATCTCATAACAGATTGCAGGGTGAAATCCCAGACTCATTTTCAAACTTGTCTTTCTTGGTGCAAATTGATTTGTCTTATAATGAGTTAACAGGGGAAATCCCACAGAGAGGGCAGCTCAGTACACTTCCGGCAACACAGTATGCGCACAATCCTGGACTTTGTGGTGTTCCGTTGTCTGATTGCCATGGTAAGAATGGTCAAGGAACAACTAGTCCAATAGCATATGGTGGTGAAGGAGGTCGAAAGAGTGCAGCTTCATCATGGGCTAATAGCATTGTTTTAGGGATCCTTATTTCTGTTGCTTCTTTATGCATTTTGATTGTGTGGGCGATAGCAATGCGCGTGAGGCATAAGGAGGCAGAAGATGTCAAGATGCTTAGTAGCTTGCAGGCATCTCATGCTGCCACAACATGGAAAATTGACAAAGAGAAAGAGCCATTGAGCATCAATGTAGCAACTTTTCAGAGGCAGCTAAGAAAGCTCAAGTTCTCTCAACTCATTGAAGCTACCAATGGCTTCTCTGCAGAAAGTCTTATTGGCTGTGGTGGGTTTGGAGAAGTGTTCAAGGCAACATTAAAGGATGGATCAAGCGTTGCAATCAAGAAGCTTATTAGGTTGAGCTGCCAGGGTGATCGTGAATTCATGGCTGAAATGGAAACTCTAGGGAAGATAAAACACAGAAACCTTGTTCCTCTGCTTGGTTACTGCAAGATCGGTGAGGAAAGACTACTTGTCTATGAATTTATGGAATTTGGGAGCCTTGATGAAATGCTCCATGGAAGAGTAAGGACCATAGACAGGAGAATTCTCACATGGgatgaaaggaaaaagatagCTAGAGGAGCAGCTAAAGGACTTTGTTTCCTACACCACAATTGCATCCCGCACATCATACACAGAGACATGAAGTCAAGCAATGTACTGTTGGACCATGAAATGGAAGCAAGAGTTTCGGATTTCGGAATGGCAAGGCTGATAAGTGCACTCGACACTCATCTTAGTGTAAGCACATTGGCAGGAACACCGGGTTATGTCCCACCTGAATACTACCAAAGCTTCAGATGCACTGCAAAAGGAGATGTGTATTCATTCGGGGTTGTACTATTGGAACTCCTGACAGGAAAAAGACCGACAGATAAGGATGATTTTGGCGACACTAATTTGGTGGGATGGGTGAAAATGAAGGTAAGAGAAGGGAAACAAATGGAAGTGATAGACCAAGAATTGTTATCTGTCACCAAAAAGACTGATGAAGCCGAAGTAGAAGAGGTCAAAGAAATGGTTAGGTATTTGGAAATAACATTGCAGTGTGTGGATGATTTCCCTTCAAAGAGGCCAAATATGTTACAAGTTGTGGCCATGTTGAGAGAGCTGATGCCTGGATCAGCTAATGGAAGCAGCAACAGTggttaa
- the LOC8268143 gene encoding non-functional NADPH-dependent codeinone reductase 2, translating into MLHTLNTNANLQENIDLVGKMESKVPEATLNSSDKSIPLIGFGTAEFPFGASSETMKDSILHALKLGYRHFDSASLYQSEQHLGQAISDALHHGLISSRDELFITSKLWLSDAHHDHVLPALQKTLKNLKLEYLDLYLIHWPVSLKPGEPELPVKREDLLPMDFKSVWEAMEQCQKLGLTKSIGVSNFSIKKLEILLATAKIIPAVNQVEMNPLWQQKKLRTFCQQKGIHVSAYSPLGGKGTLWGTNLVMDCKVLKEIADTTGKTIAQVCIRWAYEQGVSVLVKSFNKERMKENLGIFDWKLSQDEIDKINQIPQRKGFPALEFVSDEGPFKSPNDLWDEDIQLS; encoded by the exons ATGCTACACACATTGAACACCAACGCGAACTTACAGGAAAATATAGATCTAGTTGGAAAAATGGAGAGTAAAGTTCCTGAGGCAACCCTTAATTCAAGTGATAAATCAATTCCTCTTATAGGTTTTGGAACTGCTGAATTCCCTTTTGGTGCGTCATCTGAGACCATGAAAGACTCGATTCTTCATGCATTAAAACTTGGTTATAGACACTTTGATTCTGCTTCTCTGTACCAGTCTGAGCAACATCTTGGCCAAGCAATATCAGATGCCCTGCACCATGGCCTAATAAGCTCTCGAGACGAGCTCTTTATCACATCCAAGCTTTGGTTGAGCGACGCTCATCATGACCATGTCCTCCCTGCCCTACAAAAAACTCTCAA GAATCTTAAACTAGAGTACTTGGACTTGTACCTGATTCACTGGCCTGTGAGCTTGAAGCCAGGTGAACCTGAGCTTCCGGTTAAGAGAGAGGATCTTCTTCCGATGGATTTCAAGTCGGTGTGGGAAGCTATGGAACAGTGTCAAAAACTTGGCCTGACAAAATCCATTGGAGTGAGCAACTTTTCAATCAAGAAGCTTGAGATCCTGCTAGCTACAGCAAAGATAATTCCTGCCGTTAATCAA GTGGAGATGAACCCACTCTGGCAACAAAAGAAGCTGAGAACATTCTGTCAGCAGAAGGGCATACATGTAAGTGCTTACTCTCCTTTGGGTGGCAAAGGAACGCTCTGGGGCACAAACCTTGTCATGGATTGTAAGGTCCTCAAAGAAATTGCAGATACGACAGGAAAAACTATTGCCCAG GTGTGTATAAGATGGGCATATGAGCAAGGGGTAAGCGTGTTGGTGAAGAGCTTCAACAAGGAGAGGATGAAGGAAAATCTTGGCATATTTGACTGGAAACTAAGCCAAGATGAAATAGACAAGATAAATCAAATTCCACAACGCAAAGGATTTCCTGCTCTGGAATTCGTCTCCGATGAAGGCCCATTTAAGTCTCCTAATGACCTCTGGGATGAAGACATTCAGTTGTCCTAA